One genomic window of Luteitalea pratensis includes the following:
- a CDS encoding carboxypeptidase-like regulatory domain-containing protein — protein MLALAVAPASAQQDQGMIAGRVTDPTDALVPAVTITATAETGVTIQTRTNADGHYVLAPLVIGLYRVSIEVPGFKRAVSDPIQVHANTRARLDVQLELGAVNDTISVRSPAPLLQTDTSSLSHTIGASQIGQLPLNGRNFSQLATLAAGVLPAFGHVQRESGFNSNGQWAVQNNFLLDGVDKQLAGDGLPGPEGAGTGAEYRRGPGVPGSNEQLHRRVRARRRSRGQRQHQIGNQRHPRHGARILPP, from the coding sequence TTGCTGGCCCTGGCGGTCGCGCCGGCTTCCGCGCAGCAGGACCAGGGGATGATCGCGGGCCGGGTCACGGACCCGACCGACGCGCTCGTCCCTGCCGTCACCATCACGGCCACGGCCGAGACCGGGGTGACCATCCAGACCAGGACGAACGCCGACGGCCACTACGTGCTGGCCCCGCTCGTCATCGGGCTGTATCGGGTCTCAATCGAAGTCCCCGGATTCAAGCGGGCGGTCAGCGACCCGATCCAGGTTCACGCGAACACCCGCGCGCGGCTGGACGTTCAGCTCGAACTGGGAGCCGTCAACGATACGATTTCGGTTCGCAGCCCGGCGCCGCTTCTCCAGACCGACACGTCCTCCCTGTCGCATACGATCGGCGCTTCGCAGATCGGTCAGCTGCCGCTGAACGGCCGGAACTTTTCGCAGCTGGCGACGCTCGCCGCAGGAGTGCTGCCCGCGTTCGGCCACGTTCAACGGGAGTCCGGTTTCAACAGTAATGGGCAATGGGCGGTCCAGAACAACTTCCTGCTCGACGGCGTCGACAAACAACTCGCAGGTGATGGGCTTCCAGGACCGGAAGGCGCAGGTACTGGTGCCGAATATCGACGCGGTCCAGGAGTTCCAGGTTCAAACGAGCAACTACACCGCCGAGTTCGGGCGCGGCGCCGGAGCCGTGGTCAACGTCAGCATCAAATCGGGAACCAAAGACATCCACGGCACGGCGCACGAATTCTTCCGCCATGA
- a CDS encoding YncE family protein, translated as MWKMLTVAVVVGWLGGAGAQSLLAQSADVRELLVVGEKSGALLAIIDPATLEIVTRVGANPDPHEVATDGRHAYVSNSGARAITVIDLVTREQVKEIDLGPLGAVHGLCFAAGKLYFANEGTRIIGRYDPASRQIEWVLGTGRPQSHMIVTSRDGSRIFTTETGPGTATLFQRDVRPGAEGAAATGGDWVMRVIPTGSGAEGLDLSPDERELWVANVRDRTLSVIDVASAEVVHTIQLPTTYANRLKFTPDGRHVLVADLRGREVIVYDAVARREVRRIDVGGGSEGMQMTPDGRSAFVAVSAMNKVAVVDLASFSVIAEISGLNNPDGMSWVRPGAAR; from the coding sequence ATGTGGAAGATGCTGACCGTGGCCGTGGTCGTTGGTTGGCTGGGCGGTGCGGGTGCGCAGTCGCTCCTGGCGCAGAGCGCCGACGTGCGGGAACTGCTCGTAGTGGGGGAGAAGAGCGGTGCGCTGCTGGCCATCATCGACCCCGCTACCCTGGAGATCGTAACGCGGGTCGGGGCGAACCCGGATCCGCACGAAGTCGCTACCGACGGCCGGCACGCGTACGTCTCCAACTCCGGAGCGCGGGCAATCACGGTGATCGACCTCGTGACTCGAGAGCAGGTGAAGGAGATCGACCTCGGACCGTTGGGGGCGGTGCACGGTCTCTGTTTCGCGGCTGGGAAGCTGTACTTCGCCAACGAGGGCACGCGCATCATCGGTCGATACGACCCGGCCTCGCGCCAGATCGAGTGGGTGCTCGGGACGGGCAGGCCGCAGTCCCACATGATTGTGACCTCGCGGGACGGGAGCCGGATCTTCACCACTGAAACGGGCCCGGGGACGGCCACCCTCTTCCAGCGGGACGTGCGCCCCGGCGCTGAGGGTGCCGCTGCGACAGGCGGCGACTGGGTGATGCGGGTGATTCCGACAGGTTCGGGTGCCGAAGGGCTGGATCTATCGCCTGACGAGCGGGAGTTGTGGGTGGCCAACGTGCGCGACCGGACCCTCTCCGTGATCGATGTGGCCTCCGCCGAAGTGGTTCACACGATTCAGTTGCCGACCACGTATGCCAACCGCCTCAAGTTCACTCCCGATGGCCGCCACGTGCTGGTGGCGGATCTCCGCGGTCGCGAGGTGATCGTCTACGACGCGGTGGCCCGGCGGGAGGTACGGCGGATCGACGTCGGCGGCGGCAGCGAGGGGATGCAGATGACCCCGGATGGGCGGAGCGCATTCGTGGCGGTCAGCGCCATGAACAAAGTGGCGGTGGTTGACCTGGCGAGCTTTTCCGTCATTGCGGAGATCAGCGGACTGAACAACCCGGATGGAATGAGCTGGGTGCGACCGGGTGCGGCCCGGTAG
- a CDS encoding vanadium-dependent haloperoxidase, whose product MANCLRLLIACALVGIPSAAHGDVITDWNTAALNAIRVNRTSPPVASRALAILHASMYDAVNGISRSHEPYLVQSAVPSSASKEAAAAAAGRRVLMTLFSREPHRFDQLYLVTLAGIPDGPHKRAGIAWGEYVAAQILAARDNDGSAAIVPVPEGGAPGAWVAMPLPYLLPQWAFVRPFTMPASDSFRPGGPPALDSARYVADFNEVKTLGAAVGSTRTVDQTLIALFWADGAGTETPPGHWNSIAQVAAGMSGNTLEQDARLFALLNMAMADAAICAWDAKYQYMFWRPITAVRNADDDGNPATASDAAWQSLIATPPFPEYVSGHSAFSGAAATILTRFFASDEVTFSTRSDFLPGVVWQFTSFSAAARQAAESRVYGGIHFRSASEDGLAGGIGIGNWVADFFLQPKGNRSRK is encoded by the coding sequence ATGGCCAACTGCCTCCGGCTTCTGATCGCATGCGCTCTCGTCGGGATCCCCTCCGCGGCGCACGGCGACGTCATCACCGACTGGAACACTGCAGCACTGAACGCAATCAGGGTGAACCGGACGTCGCCGCCGGTTGCGTCGCGCGCGCTCGCGATCCTTCACGCGTCGATGTACGACGCGGTGAACGGTATCAGCCGGAGCCATGAGCCCTACTTGGTCCAGAGCGCTGTTCCGTCCAGTGCGTCCAAAGAAGCGGCCGCCGCGGCTGCAGGACGGCGCGTGCTGATGACGCTGTTTTCCCGAGAGCCGCACCGATTCGACCAGCTTTACCTCGTAACGCTCGCCGGCATACCGGACGGCCCGCATAAACGCGCCGGTATTGCGTGGGGTGAATATGTGGCCGCCCAGATTCTCGCAGCGCGAGACAACGATGGGTCCGCCGCGATAGTTCCTGTGCCTGAAGGCGGTGCTCCTGGCGCGTGGGTGGCAATGCCGCTCCCATACCTTCTCCCCCAGTGGGCATTCGTGCGGCCGTTTACGATGCCGGCGAGTGACTCTTTTCGGCCGGGTGGGCCGCCAGCGCTGGACAGTGCGCGGTACGTGGCTGATTTCAACGAAGTGAAGACGCTTGGCGCCGCCGTGGGCTCTACTCGCACCGTTGACCAGACTTTGATCGCCCTGTTCTGGGCGGACGGTGCCGGAACCGAGACACCTCCCGGACACTGGAACAGCATCGCGCAAGTGGCTGCGGGGATGTCGGGCAATACCTTGGAACAAGACGCCCGGTTGTTTGCGTTGCTGAACATGGCCATGGCGGACGCGGCAATTTGCGCGTGGGACGCCAAGTATCAGTACATGTTTTGGCGTCCGATCACCGCCGTTCGAAACGCAGACGACGATGGCAACCCTGCGACCGCTTCAGACGCAGCGTGGCAGTCGTTGATCGCCACGCCGCCGTTTCCAGAGTATGTGTCCGGGCACAGCGCGTTCAGTGGTGCTGCCGCCACCATCCTGACCAGGTTTTTCGCTTCCGATGAGGTCACCTTCTCCACGCGGTCGGATTTTCTGCCTGGCGTTGTGTGGCAGTTCACCAGTTTCTCCGCTGCCGCGCGTCAAGCCGCGGAGAGTCGCGTGTACGGAGGGATTCATTTCAGGAGCGCGAGCGAGGACGGGTTAGCCGGAGGAATTGGGATCGGCAACTGGGTGGCCGACTTCTTCCTGCAGCCGAAAGGAAACCGTTCGCGGAAGTAG
- a CDS encoding acetyltransferase produces MNTRRAVPADRDVLFDIWLRSVRATHDFVSMEDMQSFIPLVKDYLASSEPEFWVVCSGDGAVMGFMGLSGSKMEALFLAPEFQGRGAGRQLVQHARNLRGELTTDVNEQNHAARRFYEGCGFVVDGRSELDDTGRPYPLLHMRLRNDRRSHDQQPPDA; encoded by the coding sequence ATGAACACTCGCAGGGCAGTGCCGGCCGATCGCGATGTGCTCTTCGATATCTGGCTGCGGTCGGTACGCGCCACGCACGATTTCGTGTCGATGGAAGATATGCAGTCGTTCATCCCGTTGGTCAAGGACTACCTGGCGTCGAGCGAACCCGAATTCTGGGTCGTGTGCTCCGGCGATGGCGCGGTGATGGGTTTCATGGGCCTCTCCGGGAGCAAGATGGAGGCACTGTTTCTCGCGCCGGAATTTCAAGGGCGCGGTGCCGGTCGCCAACTCGTTCAACACGCCCGGAACCTTCGTGGTGAGCTCACGACCGATGTCAATGAGCAGAATCACGCCGCCCGGCGATTCTACGAGGGCTGCGGATTCGTAGTCGACGGGAGGTCGGAGTTGGACGACACGGGGCGGCCATATCCTCTCCTGCACATGCGCCTGAGGAACGACCGGCGCAGTCACGACCAGCAGCCACCAGACGCTTAA
- a CDS encoding sigma-70 family RNA polymerase sigma factor encodes MPIYTRNLTHRPDMNGRYSPTVTQLLVAWNGGDREALEQLLPLVYAELKRLARGQLSRERRATLQPTALVHEAFVKLVDQRVVDWQNRAHFFGIAACLMRRIVLQRARHIRAGKRGGGALHVAIDDATVLSDERSAELVALDAAMVKLAAMDPRQGRIVELRFFGGLSVEETGEVLGISAGTVKREWRSARAWLYKEIARGWPQ; translated from the coding sequence ATGCCGATCTATACTCGAAATCTCACCCATCGGCCTGACATGAATGGCAGGTATTCGCCGACGGTCACGCAGCTTCTCGTCGCCTGGAACGGCGGCGATCGAGAAGCCCTCGAGCAGTTGCTCCCGCTGGTCTACGCGGAGCTGAAGCGTCTCGCCCGTGGTCAGCTCTCGCGCGAGCGCCGTGCCACATTGCAGCCCACGGCACTGGTGCACGAGGCGTTCGTCAAGCTGGTCGACCAACGTGTGGTCGATTGGCAGAACCGCGCCCACTTCTTCGGCATCGCGGCCTGTCTGATGCGTCGCATTGTTCTGCAGAGGGCCCGCCACATCCGCGCCGGCAAGCGCGGCGGCGGGGCCCTGCACGTGGCCATCGACGACGCGACCGTGTTGTCCGACGAACGGTCGGCGGAACTCGTCGCCCTGGACGCCGCGATGGTGAAGCTCGCCGCCATGGATCCGCGCCAGGGCCGCATCGTGGAACTGCGATTTTTCGGCGGCCTGTCCGTCGAGGAAACCGGCGAAGTCCTCGGCATCTCGGCAGGCACAGTCAAACGCGAATGGAGATCGGCCAGGGCTTGGCTTTACAAGGAAATTGCGCGAGGCTGGCCGCAATGA
- a CDS encoding PD40 domain-containing protein has protein sequence MKNARLLVFVALPLLFIAPGLPGSRLSADYDQTTEAIAGEQSAAVVSTIAFTSTRDNHGQPWAVPPIVGGEIYFIDYMTDGSFSVPRRVTSNTYTDIFPALSPDGRGKIVFDSNRFSAPSEPVNTSDLFVMNHDGTEPLFLTRGGSPTWSPGGADGQPARMIAFHASAPGVGLPINRFPGSATVDSDIFVVNVDDVLEHGAVPQNLTIDRAATVDDDPNWSPDGRRIIFTSYVPDPSTNVTSAEIYIMNADGTGEPQQLTGLGNPIVGGVAIMGGEFGDAEKIEKRGPAWSPDGTRILFACRPLALLPIPVERWVPTTPFEICVMDAVANSPITQLTLNNIDELTPTWSPDGRQIVFHRAPSNQLWVMRADGTNLVPLAEAASSGFNLLATSWGVVKVDNRAR, from the coding sequence ATGAAGAACGCGCGTCTCCTGGTCTTTGTCGCCTTGCCACTTCTGTTCATCGCGCCGGGTCTGCCCGGGTCGCGGCTTTCGGCGGACTACGATCAAACCACCGAGGCCATCGCTGGTGAACAGAGCGCTGCGGTCGTGTCAACGATTGCGTTCACCAGCACGCGCGACAACCACGGCCAACCTTGGGCGGTTCCGCCGATCGTCGGAGGAGAGATCTACTTCATCGACTACATGACGGATGGCAGCTTCTCCGTGCCCCGGCGGGTGACGTCGAATACCTACACCGACATCTTCCCGGCGTTGTCGCCCGACGGCCGGGGAAAGATCGTCTTTGACAGCAATCGGTTCAGTGCCCCTTCAGAGCCGGTCAACACCTCAGACCTGTTCGTGATGAACCACGACGGGACCGAGCCGTTGTTCTTGACACGGGGCGGATCGCCGACCTGGTCGCCAGGCGGTGCGGATGGTCAGCCGGCGCGAATGATCGCATTCCACGCGTCGGCGCCGGGTGTCGGACTGCCGATCAACCGCTTCCCAGGATCGGCCACCGTGGACAGCGACATCTTCGTGGTGAACGTCGACGACGTGCTCGAACACGGTGCCGTGCCGCAGAATCTCACCATCGACCGGGCGGCGACGGTGGACGATGATCCGAACTGGTCACCCGATGGCCGACGAATCATCTTCACCAGTTACGTCCCCGACCCATCCACCAACGTGACGTCGGCCGAAATCTACATCATGAACGCCGACGGGACCGGCGAGCCGCAGCAACTCACCGGGTTGGGTAATCCAATCGTGGGTGGCGTGGCAATCATGGGTGGCGAATTTGGTGACGCTGAGAAGATCGAGAAGCGCGGTCCCGCCTGGTCTCCTGATGGCACGCGCATTCTGTTTGCGTGCAGGCCGCTAGCACTCCTCCCCATTCCCGTCGAGCGATGGGTGCCCACGACGCCTTTCGAGATCTGCGTGATGGACGCGGTCGCCAATAGTCCGATAACGCAACTCACCCTGAACAACATCGACGAGTTGACGCCGACTTGGTCGCCGGACGGCCGGCAGATCGTCTTCCACCGGGCCCCGTCCAACCAGCTCTGGGTCATGCGAGCCGACGGCACGAACCTGGTGCCGCTCGCCGAAGCGGCGTCCTCGGGGTTCAACCTCCTGGCGACGAGCTGGGGCGTCGTCAAGGTGGACAATCGCGCGCGGTAG
- a CDS encoding winged helix-turn-helix domain-containing tetratricopeptide repeat protein: MHSPTPDARVFRFGVFELDVRSGELRRHGLKIRLPDQSFQILRALLLRPGELVTRDELRQLLWTADTFVDFDVGLNSAVRKLREALDDSADNPRFVETVPRHGYRFVAPVGGSAPPADPRERPVALLPVLAVDVTPVSPAEPLPVPARINPPSRARPWRAAALLFVLLFGMAAVAYRGGLLRPRDAATAEVPIRSLVVLPFENLTGDRAEDVFADSVTDAVTAHLAQVEGVDVISRTSARQYKQTVKRLPQIRTELDNVEGVVEGTVQRSGDAIRITVKLIRAATDRDLWAHVYEGDISRVFALQQQIASDVAVAAGRRRPAASRAQTINPKAYEAYLLGLRATGLQRHESFRRAVGYLEEAVAIQPDFAAAWAELALVQVQFLYGGPYSPHQVVPKAEAAARKALQLDDNLARAHRALGLVLHLYHWRWEEGDKALERATILSGLDDAPEAISNSLIRRGRFQEAIAAAERGRALDPLSVGAQVSVGTACRAAGEYDRAIRELRRALEVSPANRRVRFQIGVTLVAMGRPTDAIPELEVAARPAQGHNSRVEAYLGYAYAVAGRAEDARQVLKELEAHKQDQYVSWFGIGLIHDALGERAPALAAVQRAFEDHAMELGQFNQYPPFKTIASEPAFQAILSRVGR, from the coding sequence ATGCATTCCCCGACGCCGGACGCGCGCGTGTTTCGCTTCGGAGTATTCGAACTCGACGTCCGATCGGGAGAGCTTCGTCGGCACGGCCTCAAGATCCGTCTTCCCGACCAGTCCTTCCAGATACTGCGAGCGCTCCTGCTGCGCCCCGGTGAATTGGTCACGCGCGACGAGCTCCGCCAGTTGCTGTGGACCGCGGATACGTTTGTCGACTTCGATGTCGGCCTGAACAGCGCGGTGCGGAAGCTACGAGAGGCGCTGGACGACTCGGCGGACAATCCGCGGTTCGTCGAGACGGTGCCGCGGCACGGCTACCGCTTCGTGGCGCCCGTCGGGGGTTCGGCGCCGCCGGCGGATCCGCGGGAACGTCCGGTCGCGCTGCTGCCGGTGCTGGCCGTTGACGTGACACCCGTCTCGCCGGCCGAGCCTCTGCCCGTGCCTGCGCGGATCAACCCGCCGTCGCGCGCGCGTCCCTGGCGTGCGGCTGCGCTCCTGTTCGTCCTGCTATTCGGGATGGCGGCAGTTGCCTACCGCGGCGGGCTGCTCAGGCCTCGGGACGCCGCCACGGCCGAAGTACCGATCCGGTCCCTCGTGGTGCTCCCGTTCGAGAACCTGACGGGAGACCGTGCGGAGGACGTCTTCGCCGACAGCGTGACCGATGCGGTCACGGCGCATCTCGCCCAGGTCGAAGGCGTCGACGTGATCTCACGAACGTCGGCGCGGCAATACAAACAGACGGTCAAGCGACTTCCGCAGATCCGGACGGAGCTCGACAATGTCGAGGGCGTCGTGGAGGGCACCGTGCAGAGATCCGGCGACGCCATTCGGATCACGGTGAAACTGATTCGTGCGGCGACCGATCGCGATCTCTGGGCGCATGTATACGAAGGCGACATAAGCAGGGTATTCGCCCTGCAGCAACAGATCGCGTCGGACGTGGCCGTCGCGGCCGGGCGGCGGCGGCCGGCTGCATCGCGCGCACAGACCATCAATCCGAAGGCGTACGAGGCATACCTCCTCGGCCTCAGGGCGACAGGTCTGCAGCGACACGAAAGTTTCCGCAGGGCCGTCGGGTATCTCGAGGAAGCGGTCGCCATCCAGCCCGACTTTGCTGCAGCGTGGGCCGAGCTCGCGCTGGTGCAGGTGCAATTCCTCTACGGCGGTCCCTACTCGCCGCACCAGGTCGTTCCGAAGGCGGAAGCGGCCGCGCGCAAGGCGCTGCAGCTCGACGACAACCTTGCCAGGGCGCACCGGGCGCTGGGCCTGGTCCTCCACCTGTATCACTGGCGTTGGGAGGAGGGCGACAAGGCGTTGGAGCGGGCCACAATCCTGAGCGGTCTCGATGACGCTCCTGAAGCGATCAGCAACTCACTGATCCGCCGTGGACGCTTCCAGGAGGCTATTGCCGCGGCGGAGCGCGGACGCGCGCTCGATCCACTCTCGGTGGGCGCACAGGTGAGCGTCGGCACCGCGTGTCGGGCCGCGGGCGAATACGACCGTGCCATCAGGGAATTGCGCCGTGCGCTGGAGGTGAGCCCTGCGAACCGTCGTGTCCGCTTTCAAATTGGGGTCACCCTGGTGGCGATGGGCCGTCCCACCGACGCGATCCCGGAGCTCGAAGTCGCCGCACGGCCGGCGCAGGGACACAATTCACGGGTCGAGGCCTACCTGGGCTATGCCTACGCTGTGGCCGGGCGTGCGGAGGACGCTCGCCAGGTGCTGAAGGAGCTCGAGGCCCACAAGCAGGATCAGTACGTCTCCTGGTTCGGCATCGGCTTGATTCACGACGCGCTCGGCGAAAGAGCGCCTGCCCTGGCTGCCGTGCAGCGCGCATTCGAAGATCACGCGATGGAACTGGGACAGTTCAACCAATATCCGCCGTTCAAGACGATCGCGTCGGAACCGGCATTCCAGGCCATCTTAAGCCGGGTGGGACGCTGA
- a CDS encoding protein kinase domain-containing protein, translating into MTPERWQVVKEVFDAALHCEEGRRAAFLEQACAADRSLLADVDALLGSDAQAADFLEAPLSLRASTLPGEEPRAARVGTTVDAYRILALLGRGGMSDVYLAEDTSLGRNVAIKFVAPALMNDATSRARFVREARMAAVLDHPNICTIYGVGEIEGTPYISMQYVSGETLQHVLTHGALSEQPLLAIAAQMADALRAAHAAGIVHRDIKPANIMVTPAGQAKVLDFGISRLLNSGNEAGAPTLTGHGALFGTPSYMAPEQARGEPVDARSDIFSFGTVLYEMATGQVPFERRSTAETMYAVINEPHPPAQSVNPLIPAALADILDRALAKDAAHRYQSFDEVLLALGHVSVTAPLVPAPEAPSGSSGARRRHSWVHWRGLGALVLAVMTVVLLVAAFNGWRPLTGDAVAIDSIAVLPFTHDSRPAELEVLAEGIGESVTGRLSQLPQLRVMARSTMATYRGSTVDPRDVGRALQVAGVVTGQVVQEADRMVVRLELVNVQDGSRLWGGEYSRPRAELFALPSDLAQAVSRELHVRLTGDQQYSLARTHTTNAVAYRHYLEGRYFWNKRTAEAVTRSIGHFQSAIDADPTFALAHAGLADAYLILRAYGVRSPEQTLPQAEAAAKQALKLDERLAEAHTSLGQLRTQRFEWQAADAAFTRAIALNPNYATAHHWQAMYLANVGRLDEAMTAIRRAQALDPLSLIVNTEVGRLLYFARQYDAAIAQYRKVLDMDPTFALAHLHLGTALVETGAYAKAIDEFRKAGATGGAMPRVGLVRAYALAGRREEAIAESRQLASDLKKGFAPPYAMAVMSLSLGDEDQALEWLERGFTSGGAWFLTVNPTFDRVHSHPRFQALLRRAGLPP; encoded by the coding sequence ATGACTCCCGAGCGTTGGCAGGTCGTGAAGGAGGTGTTCGACGCGGCCCTGCACTGTGAAGAGGGCCGACGGGCGGCCTTCCTGGAGCAAGCCTGCGCAGCAGATCGCTCGCTTCTCGCAGACGTGGACGCACTGCTGGGCTCTGACGCACAAGCAGCCGATTTCCTCGAAGCGCCACTGAGCTTGCGTGCATCAACGCTACCCGGCGAAGAACCGCGCGCGGCGCGGGTGGGAACGACCGTCGATGCCTACCGCATCCTGGCGTTGCTTGGCCGTGGTGGGATGAGTGATGTCTATCTCGCGGAGGACACCAGCCTGGGCCGCAACGTCGCGATCAAGTTCGTTGCGCCTGCTCTGATGAACGACGCCACGTCCCGGGCGCGCTTCGTGCGCGAGGCTCGGATGGCGGCGGTCCTGGACCATCCGAACATCTGCACGATCTATGGCGTCGGGGAGATCGAGGGCACGCCCTATATCAGCATGCAATACGTTTCGGGCGAGACGCTACAACACGTCCTGACGCACGGCGCGCTCAGCGAGCAGCCGTTGCTCGCGATCGCCGCACAAATGGCGGACGCACTCCGGGCCGCGCATGCAGCCGGCATCGTTCACCGCGACATCAAGCCGGCCAACATCATGGTGACGCCGGCGGGTCAGGCGAAGGTCCTCGACTTCGGCATTTCCAGATTGTTGAACTCGGGCAACGAGGCAGGTGCGCCGACGCTGACCGGGCACGGTGCGTTGTTTGGCACGCCCTCGTACATGGCACCCGAGCAGGCGCGCGGCGAGCCCGTCGATGCGCGGAGTGACATCTTCTCGTTCGGCACGGTATTGTACGAGATGGCTACCGGACAGGTGCCATTCGAACGGCGCTCCACGGCCGAGACCATGTATGCGGTCATCAACGAACCTCACCCACCTGCCCAGAGCGTCAATCCGCTGATCCCCGCTGCACTGGCAGACATCCTCGATCGCGCGCTCGCCAAGGACGCCGCACACCGCTATCAGTCGTTCGACGAAGTACTACTCGCATTGGGGCACGTGTCGGTGACGGCACCTCTCGTCCCTGCACCGGAAGCCCCAAGCGGGTCCTCCGGGGCTCGGCGACGCCACTCCTGGGTTCACTGGAGAGGCTTGGGCGCACTCGTCCTGGCTGTCATGACCGTGGTTCTCCTCGTTGCAGCCTTCAATGGATGGCGCCCGCTGACGGGTGATGCGGTTGCCATCGACTCAATCGCCGTGCTTCCTTTCACCCATGACAGTAGGCCTGCGGAACTCGAGGTCCTCGCGGAGGGTATCGGCGAGAGTGTGACCGGTCGTCTGTCGCAGTTGCCGCAGTTGCGCGTGATGGCCCGCAGCACCATGGCCACGTACCGGGGGTCCACTGTCGACCCGCGTGATGTCGGGCGCGCGCTGCAGGTGGCGGGTGTCGTGACGGGGCAGGTCGTGCAGGAGGCGGACAGGATGGTCGTTCGCCTCGAGCTGGTGAACGTCCAGGACGGTTCACGGCTGTGGGGAGGTGAGTACAGCAGGCCACGTGCCGAGCTTTTCGCGTTGCCAAGCGACCTGGCGCAGGCCGTGTCCCGTGAACTGCACGTCCGGCTGACGGGAGACCAGCAGTACAGCCTTGCACGGACGCACACGACGAACGCGGTGGCCTACCGGCACTATCTGGAGGGTCGGTATTTCTGGAACAAGCGCACGGCGGAGGCGGTCACTCGGTCGATTGGGCACTTCCAGAGCGCCATCGACGCAGATCCCACCTTCGCGCTCGCGCACGCCGGGCTGGCCGACGCCTACTTGATCCTTCGCGCCTACGGCGTGCGGTCACCAGAGCAGACACTGCCGCAGGCGGAGGCCGCGGCGAAGCAGGCACTGAAGCTCGACGAGCGCCTCGCCGAAGCGCACACGTCGCTCGGTCAACTCCGCACGCAACGGTTCGAGTGGCAGGCGGCCGACGCCGCCTTCACGCGGGCCATCGCTTTGAACCCAAACTACGCGACCGCGCATCACTGGCAGGCCATGTACCTGGCCAACGTCGGCCGGCTCGACGAGGCGATGACGGCCATCCGCCGCGCGCAGGCGCTCGATCCCCTTTCGCTGATCGTCAACACCGAGGTCGGACGACTCCTGTACTTCGCTCGCCAGTACGATGCGGCGATCGCGCAGTACAGGAAGGTGCTGGACATGGACCCGACCTTCGCGCTCGCGCACCTGCACCTGGGGACGGCGCTGGTGGAGACAGGCGCGTACGCCAAGGCCATCGACGAGTTCCGGAAGGCCGGGGCGACGGGTGGCGCGATGCCGCGGGTCGGCCTGGTCCGCGCCTATGCGCTGGCCGGCCGGCGAGAGGAGGCGATTGCCGAGTCCCGGCAGCTCGCCAGCGACCTGAAGAAGGGATTTGCTCCGCCTTACGCGATGGCCGTCATGTCGCTCAGTCTCGGCGACGAGGATCAGGCACTGGAATGGCTCGAACGAGGGTTCACCAGCGGCGGGGCCTGGTTTCTCACGGTCAATCCGACGTTCGATCGGGTGCATTCGCATCCACGGTTCCAGGCGCTCCTGCGACGCGCTGGACTGCCGCCATGA